One stretch of Candidatus Saccharibacteria bacterium oral taxon 488 DNA includes these proteins:
- a CDS encoding NUDIX domain-containing protein — protein MASKNIIHRYSSGGVILKDNRVLIIESLQPIKEYSFPKGSIEPGEHHRDTAVREILEETGYYTTILGFIDTLIYEFSTDDSHVVKEVSYYAVSINDSVPRQQQQLQPGEDIRPLWVSLPKAFQLLTHKNTRQLLAKAIKMYRH, from the coding sequence ATGGCTTCAAAAAATATTATTCACCGTTATAGTTCAGGAGGGGTTATCCTTAAAGATAACAGGGTTCTTATAATTGAATCATTGCAACCAATCAAGGAATATTCTTTTCCTAAAGGCTCTATAGAACCCGGAGAACATCACCGTGACACCGCAGTGCGAGAAATACTTGAGGAGACTGGATACTACACAACGATTCTAGGGTTTATTGATACTCTAATATATGAATTCTCAACAGATGATAGCCACGTAGTAAAAGAGGTTTCGTACTATGCTGTGTCTATTAATGACTCAGTACCTCGACAGCAGCAACAGCTTCAACCAGGAGAAGATATACGCCCCTTATGGGTCAGCTTGCCAAAAGCTTTTCAGCTCCTCACCCACAAAAACACGAGACAACTTCTTGCTAAGGCAATTAAAATGTACCGTCATTGA